The genomic segment AGGCTTTTGGGGGCTGATACCAGGGGCAGAAACCCTTAACCTTCTCTAACCCAAGTCTTGATTTTACTTCATAGCTGGTCAGTACCTGAAAggattagtttttctctttcttgtttcctcAGTAGAATGTAAATTTCACGAGTGACTTTGTATTCACTTCTTTCTCCAGCATCtcaaatagtgcctggcacataagaggCATGTACTAAAAGTTACTTGAATTATATGAGTGAAGGAAATAATTGTACAGGTACATAAAGATACATGTGGAAGGATTTTTATTTCAACATTGTGTGAAATTATAAATCACCTAATTATTTATTAGTAAGGATTCTATTGAATAACTCAGGGTTTATTACAATAGAACAAGACCTTCCCAGTAGGTTAAACCCCCTGATCCCCTGTGCCCAAACTGCTGAGGCACCGCAGCAAACTCACAGGGGCCCAGTGagagattttaaatttttaagagaagCACGGAAGCACAGCTGCGTTTGCCTGATGCCCTGGGAACTACTAGGTTGGGCAGTTCCCTTTCAGCATTAGGTGGCGCCAGAGCCCTTTTGATGACGTCATATCTTTGTGAAGCTGGGTTTCTAGCAGTTGCTAAATACTGGGCAAAAATCAGTGTAAAGCAAGAGATAAGAGTGGTGCTGGGGTGTGGATAAGGCCAAGAAGAGTTAGAGAATACTTTataaagaggtgacatttgaactgggTCTTAAAAATGAATAGAAGTTTGCTGGAAAGGCGggcaggggaagaaaaggaattttGAGGAATCTCTTGTGGCTGGAGCATAAATGTTGAGGACGGGGGACCTTGGGTGTCTAACCTGTTATCACTGGGCAGTGAGAACCAGTGTTTGGATGAAGGATTGGGGGCTAAAGTAGTTTGTGTATAATTCAAAGTATAACTTATGGTAGAGGGTTAGTCCAGAACATTCCAGGACAGCCCCTGGTCCAGTCTCAGTGCCCAGAAGCAGAGGGAGTCCTTAGAAGGTGGCTGGCTTGGTGAGCATGGACTTGGAGCAGAGGGGAGTGAAATGCTTTGAGTGTTGTTCTCCTTAGGCCTCTCTAGTGACTCTTCTGGCTGCCAGATTCAGGTCTGCGCCTGCTCTTGTGTGTTTCATTCAAGGTGAGCAAACCCCCTCTTTGTGCTTCTCATCAGACACGATGCAGCTGATGGGGTTCCAGCTTTGTGAATTTAGTCACCACAGGCCTGTCTCCTTGAGATTTCATCAGGTCATCTTGATGAGCGTGGTGGAAGTTCGGAACCTCTTAGCCTTGCACCTGTAGACCATTTTGGTTTCTACCCAGCAGTGACTAATTAGATCCATTATGAGACGATTATTGGTTTGACTGTAAGGGAACAACCTTCTATctcttttcaagttctttttttttctttttatcgaGGTCTTCGAGGGCACTTCCCTGCAGTGGAGGGTCCTAAGGCAGTTTAGTTCAGTTTAACAAACAATTATTGAGAGCCATCGGGTCCAGGGTGATAGGGGAATGCTACCTGCCTGAGAGGTGCTTATAATCTATGGGGAAGACAAACCCCAGTGGGTCATTTCATTGCATTATGAGATTTGCAGTGATGGAGGGATTATGGAAGCACAGAGTGGGGCTCACCAGTCTGGCTCGTGAGGCTGTGGAAAGGCTTCTTGGAAGAAGCAGTGCCTGAGCTGAGTCTTCAGATAGCAGTTTGTCTTGTGGGGAGGGCATCCCAAGCAGAGATACAAAGACCCCAAGTAGTGGAGCACATATGCTGGGTAATAGGGGGGCTGCTGGGGAGTCAGCTACTGAtgtggaggaagaaaggaaggtggAAACGTCATAAAACTCTTTGTAAGCCATCCTGCTGAATTTGGATATCATTCTGAGAACAAGAGGGTATGAAGATTAGATTTCCAAATTAGAAAGAGCACCCTGATCATAGTATGGCTGGGTAGGAGAGAAGGGCTGGTGACCCACGGAACGCTTGGATACATACTACAAAGGACAGGCCTGAGCTAGGGCAGTGGGCGTAGGGATGGAGAAAAGGGGCAAGATTTAAGAACTGTTTGTTCAGGAGGTAAAATAACCtgtacatgggcttccctggtggtgcagtggttgggagtccgcctgccgatgcaggggacgcgggctcgtgccccggtccaggaggatcccacatgccgcggagcggctgggcccgtgagccatggccactgagcctgcgcgtccggagcctgtgctctgcaacgggagaagccacgacaggcccgcgtaccgcaaaaaataaccTGTATTTGGTGAATGATTGGATAATAACAGCTGTCATATATTGAACACCTATTCCATCTTGGGTTTCAGCAGGTTAATTAAATCCTTAATGGTTATATAGATGATAAGTGATAGAACTAGAATTGCAAATTAGAGGTCTCTGACTCCAGGCCATGCTTGTTCCACTGCTTTATGACTGTGGGTAAGGAAGGGTAAGTGTTGGTTTCTGACTTGAGTTCCACTACCTTAGATGGGGactaaaggaaaaggagagatttTTGTGGAGAAGGGAGTTTGTTTTTAGACATGTTGGATTTGATTTATCAGGGGGATATCTACAGGGGGTTCAGTAGGTGGTTTAGTATGTTAATCCGAAGTCCAGAAGAAAGGTGAGGCCTGGAGGGTAGAGATTTGTTGTGAGTAAATAGTGAGAATCATGGCATAGCATTTGGGTGTGATGAGAAGTGTGGATGCGTTAAACCTTGGGGAGTGGCAGTGTTTAAGGAGCAGACCAAggcaccccttcccctttggagccgtaagtttgttttctctgtctgtgagtctgtttctgttttgtaaataagttcatttgtatcatgttttagattccacatgtaagtgatgtcatatgatacttgtctttgacttcacttagtatcataatccctaggttcatccatgttgctgcaaatggcattatttcgctCTATTTtgtggctgagtggtattctgttgtatatatgtaccacatctcctttatccattcatctgtcaatgggcatttaggttgcttccacgtcctggctattgtaaatagtgctgcttcaAATCCTGGAGTTGAAGTAATTGTTTCTGCTGCAGTATAGTAGAATGGGATGAGCATGTGTTTGGGATCgcagccgggggggggggggtttgacGTCTGCAGGCTCCTTGAGATTGAGGCCTTGGGCAGTCACTTTACACAGCCTCAGGTTTCTCATGTCTAAGAGACAGGAATTCACTCCTAGACGGTTAGTGGTTAGGGTAAGAGGAACAGGTACGTTTGGTACCTGGCATGAAGTTGACACTCAGATAGAAGCTTTTATTAAATTCTTCTAAGGTCTTCTCTCTGGAAGTTTAGCGGACCAAAGCTTAACTAATTTTAAAGTTCTTGGTTTTCAGTGTGTGAAAAGATGCCAAAGCTTTCCTTGAACAGCCTTTAGCTCAGAGCAGAAATCTCTTCTCCAAGTTGTACCTACTTCTGAGCccgtccttccctccctttcctccactgAATTGGTCCCACTGAGTCCTGGCTCCACCTTGCCCAGGATTCCGGCCCTTGGCTCTGCCTCCATCTCTTGAGGCTCCAGGGTTCACTTCTGCTCCAGATAATTTTCAACAACCTCTGCTCTAGCGCCCCCCTCTCCTGTTCTGTCCTAAAATATCTGAACATGGAAGGGTTCAGGTTGACCCAGGCCCTTGAGAAGGAGGAGGTGACAAGGATGGGGGCAAAGAGTGCCTAACTTTAGGAGCATGTCTTGGGCAGAGCACTTGGGCTGTCATGATGAGGGTGCCTTACAGGGAGGTTCTGGCCTTGATTTCAGCTTTGGGAAAGAAACAAGGCATTGAATTTTTCCCTCTTGaaacaacttttatttcttttgctgttaaATTCTGTAGATGACAGTGACCTAGAATTCAACCCAGTAGGATATCCAGGGTTCAAGTCCTAGAGGTAGGTGACGTGTACGGAGCCCAGAGTTGACCACACACTAGTCTGAACGCCCCCTCCCGCTCAGACAGTGACTGGAACGAGCTTTTGACTTGCGATACTTGACTTTGGCATTTCCACAGTCAGATATCACACACGCTGACCCCCATTTCCCTCGCTTCAGGCTAAACCTGCTTAGTTCTTCTGTAAGTAGTTTGGGGTTTTTAAAGGCCTTAGTACAGAGCTCCTCAGCCACGAAGTCTGGAAACTAGGAATTCTATTTAGTTGTTATTGGCCTTTCTTTGCTGCAGAAACGAATGTCTGTGACAGAGGGCGGCATCAAATACCCAGAGACCACCGAGGGAGGCCGCCCCAAGCTTGGGGGGCTGATGGATCCGAGGCAAGGGGTGATTGAGAGGACTGGCCGCTGCCAAACCTGTGCAGGTGAGCGCTGGGGGCCGGCACAGGACcctagagggagggagaggcttgTCCTTACAGAAAGCCAGGACTGGGGGTGGACACCTGCAAACCTGGTCTCTGAGGTGAGTGCTGGGAGGAAAGTGTTGTATGTGTGTTCCCACAGGAAACATGACAGAGTGTCCTGGCCACTTTGGCCACATTGAGCTGGCCAAACCTGTGTTCCATGTCGGCTTCCTGGTCAAGACAATGAAAGTTTTGCGCTGCGTCTGCTTCTTCTGCTCCAAATTGCTTGTGGACTCTGTGAGTGGGAGATGGGCTCTGGCCTGGGGAAGGGGttgctggggggtgggcaggggagcagCCCCAACTGACCCCTCTCTGCTCTGTCCACAGAACAACCCAAAGATCAAGGACATTTTGGCTAAGTCCAAGGGGCAGCCCAAGAAACGGCTCACACACGTCTATGACCTCTGCAAGGGCAAAAACATCTGCGAGGGCGGGGAGGAGATGGACAACAAGTTCGGTGTGGAGCAGCCTGAGGGCGATGAGGATTTGACCAAAGAAAAGGTAGCCGGGGCTGCCCAGACTCTTGGGAGGGGGTGAGGGCTGGTCCCAGAGGCCCGGAGGGAAGAAGATGGGGAGGCAGTGGAAGCAGCAGGAGCCCGAAGGTCACAGAAGAGCGGGAGGGGCGGCCCGGCCAGGTGTTGGGGGAGAAGGCCCGGCCTCTGCGCTCTGATGGCCCCTCTGTCTCCTTGGAAGGGCCACGGCGGCTGTGGGCGGTACCAGCCCCGGATCCGGCGCTCCGGCCTGGAGCTGTATGCAGAGTGGAAGCACGTCAACGAGGACTCTCAGGAGAAGAAGATCCTGCTGAGTCCTGAGCGGGTGCACGAGATCTTCAAACGCATCTCAGATGAGGAGTGCTTCGTCCTGGGCATGGAGCCTCGCTACGCCCGGCCCGAGTGGATGATTGTCACTGTGCTGCCCGTGCCCCCGCTCTCCGTGCGGCCTGCTGTTGTGATGCAGGGCTCTGCCCGCAACCAGGTCAGCGCCTGCAGGGCCCTGCCGCTCAGCTAGGCCAGGTGTCCGCACGGAGGGAGGCCGGTGGCGGGGACGAAGGCATGCGAGGGTGACGGACAGGTCACCTGGGCCTGAAGGTACCCTGCCGCTTGCTGGCTATGTGAGCCCCTTAAGGAGGTTAGAGCTCACAAAGGTGCTTGTGGATCTGTGAACCGAGAGCCCAGAGCTGCTTCCCAGGGTGGTGTGAAGGGAGGGTGAGAGGCACCGCGTGCTGGCACATGCAGACTGAGCGCTCAGGGTTGGCTGGATTGTGATGCTTCTGACTTCCTGCCTCAGGATGACCTGACACACAAACTGGCCGACATCGTGAAGATCAACAATCAGCTTCGGCGCAACGAGCAGAACGGCGCGGCCGCGCATGTCATCGCTGAGGACGTGAAGCTCCTCCAGTTCCACGTGGCCACCATGGTGGACAACGAGCTGCCTGGCTTGCCTCGTGTGAGTGGACAGGCTCCCTGTGCCCTACGcctggaggaaaggggagggcgCCCGGCTGGGGGCCGGTGCTGACTGCGGGGGTGCCCCCCACCCTGCGTTTCCTCACAGGCCATGCAGAAGTCTGGGCGTCCCCTCAAGTCCCTGAAGCAGCGGTTGAAGGGCAAGGAAGGCCGTGTGCGCGGGAACCTGATGGGCAAGCGGGTGGACTTCTCGGCCCGCACTGTCATCACCCCCGACCCCAACCTCTCCATTGACCAGGTTGGCGTGCCTCGCTCCATTGCCGCCAATATGACCTTTGCGGAGATCGTCACCCCCTTCAACATTGACAGGTGTGCTCAGTTCAGAAGCCCTGCCTGGAGGGgtcggggagggtggggggaatgggCTCGGAGCAAGAAGGAGAGAGTGttgaactttattattattatcatcattatgtttttttaactttatttttggctgtgttgggtcttcgttgctgcatgcaggctttctctagttgcgacgagcgggggcttctcttcattgcggcgcgcgggcttctcattgcggtggctcctcttgttgcgggagcacgggctctgggtgtgcgggctttctctagttgcagcatgcaggctcagtagttgcggtacgcgggccctagagcacgtgggcttcagtagttgtggcacacgggctctagggcacacgggctcagtagttgtggcgcacgggcctagttgcttcacggcatgtgggatcttcccagaccagggatcaaacccacgtcccctgcattggcaggcggattcttaaccactgtaccaccagggaagtcccaagtgtcGAAGTTTAGAAGTTTGGGTTGTCACTTGGGGCTTTGGGGTGAGGGTGGCAACAAGGGATTTTTGGGAAGCATTTTGTTCATTGCATCCCTTTCCTTCCTAGACTTCAGGAACTAGTGCGCAGGGGGAACAGCCAGTACCCAGGGGCCAAGTACATCATCCGGGACAACGGTGATCGCATTGACCTGCGTTTCCACCCCAAACCCAGTGACCTTCACCTGCAGACTGGCTATAAGGCATGTGTAATAGGCCAGGGCCTCTCTTACCTGAGCAGGAAGCTTTTTGGACTGGGGGCCAGCTGGAGTGGGCCGTCTGAGGCTGTCCTGTTCATTAGAATCCAAGCTTAAGAGACTCCTGCTGTCCTAGGCAAGCCTGTAGCTGCCAGCCCCTGGCATTCAAGGTGGGGGTCACGTAAACCCACGGGCAGCAAGAGGGACACAGGGCAGAAAGAGATCCGGGGGGAACAGAGCAGAAGGCTTCACGTTCAGAGTCTCTCACGGTCTTTCCCAGCTGAGTTCCCTGAGGTTTGGGGACTACGTCTTCGTTTTCTCTGATAGCCTGGAAtctagcccagggcctggcccaaaGCTGGTGGTTGATAAGCGTTTCAAGTGAAATAACACCACAGTGTCGTCTGTTTCAAAGCATCTTAGGTCTCCTATCACTTCATTCTTAGCATACCTCCTTCACTGAGGTTTTTCCCACACCTCACCTCCTTAGGTGGAACGGCACATGTGCGATGGGGACATTGTTATCTTCAACCGGCAGCCAACTTTGCACAAAATGTCCATGATGGGACATCGGGTTCGCATCCTGCCCTGGTCTACTTTTCGCTTGAATCTTAGGTCAGTCCGTcggctggggctgggctgggctaggCTGCTCCCTGGGTCTCACTGCGGCATCTTTCCAACTCACTTTCCTCTTTGACTACAGTGTGACAACTCCATACAATGCCGATTTTGATGGGGATGAGATGAACTTGCACCTGCCACAGTCCCTGGAGACACGGGCTGAGATCCAGGAGCTCGCCATGGTGCCACGCATGATTGTCACCCCCCAGAGCAATCGCCCGGTTATGGGCATTGTGCAGGACACGCTGACCGCAGTGCGCAAATTCACCAAGAGGGACGTTTTCCTGGAGCGGGTGTGTGGTCCCTGGCTGGGGGAAACCTGGCCTGGGTGGGCAGGGGCCCAGCACAGCAAGGATGGGGGGAGGAGCAGTGACTTATGCCCTGACTTGCTCTGCACTGACCTGTATGTGAGACAGCAGAAGGAAAGGGAGTGAGCAAAGATCGAGGCCAAAAACGGTGTATGGCTTTAGCTCCCCATTTAATTCCTCAAAATGTCATGTAATTTTAGGTATCACCTGGAAAGTAAAGGcgaagagaaaaataagacttTGTTGaagttctgtttatttcttttttactttctctttgtttcctaattattaaaagtaatttgtacttactgttaaaagaaaaagcaatcccaAAGTCTCACTATCACAGTTAAGTTTTTAGtaaaagtttggaaaacacttttcTTGCCATCCCTTTGCCTTCAAAGTCTGGCTTTCCCCTTGGGGCAATGAGGCCTCCCCTGACATTCCCAAGAGGTGAGACCTCCAGTTCTGACTTCTTgtctttcttgctctttttctcCAGGGGGAGGTGATGAACCTCCTGATGTTCCTGTCCACGTGGGATGGCAAGGTCCCACAGCCAGCCATCCTGAAGCCCCGGCCCCTGTGGACAGGGAAGCAGATCTTCTCCCTCATCATACCCGGCCACATCAACTGTATCCGCACCCACAGCACCCATCCCGATGATGAGGATAGTGGTCCTTACAAGCACATCTCTCCTGGGGACACCAAGGTAGGGCCTGGCTTCTGGTTGTGTGGGGAAGGGCTTTGGACATGGAAGCCACAGCAGGGGCTGTGAATGGTGCTCTCTGCAGGTGGTGGTGGAGAACGGGGAGCTGATCATGGGCATCCTGTGTAAGAAGTCTTTGGGCACATCAGCTGGCTCCCTGGTCCACATCTCTTACCTAGAGATGGGTCATGACATCACCCGCCTCTTCTACTCCAACATTCAGACTGTCATTAACAACTGGCTCCTCATTGAGGGTAAGCCTAGGGGCTCTACCACATCCTCTGTAAATCCTGTGTCCATCTCACTTCTTACTGCTCTTCTTCCATCCCTTTCTCTTCCCCCCCTTGGATTTGGTGTCCCTCCATCTACTCTCTTGGCTGTGATTCCATCCCATGTTTCTTGGGAGTCCAAAGAAGGTGTTGCTGATGCTTCTCTTTATTTCTAGGTCATACCATTGGCATTGGGGACTCCATTGCTGATTCTAAGACTTACCAAGACATTCAGAACACTATTAAGAAGGCCAAGCAGGATGTAATAGAGGTGAGAGGGAAGGCTGGGCAAAGACTGAATAAGAGGCTCTCAGTGGCTTTGAACTGAGTGAAGGGGACATTGGGATTGGAGAGACGGGGACCAGAAGACACTGACGTCTCCCTGAGAACGCAGCCTGCTCCTGTGCACCCAGGTGATTGAGAAGGCGCATAACAACGAGCTGGAGCCCACCCCGGGGAACACTTTGCGGCAGACCTTTGAGAACCAGGTGAACCGCATTCTCAACGATGCCCGAGACAAGACTGGCTCCTCTGCCCAGAAATCCCTATCTGAATACAACAACTTTAAGTCAATGGTGGTGTCCGGGGCTAAAGGTTCCAAGATCAACATCTCCCAGGTGGGGAGCCTTGTCTTTCCAGAACTGGGGCCACACtgaaggtggggaggaggagggaaggggtgtgCTGCTGGGGGGGTTGGGGGAAAAGTATGGGGAACACTTATTCTCAAGGCAGAGGGAGTTGGATGCACCACACCTTTTCTGTTCCCCAGGTCATTGCTGTCGTCGGGCAGCAGAACGTGGAGGGCAAGCGGATCCCGTTTGGGTTCAAGCACCGGACTCTGCCTCACTTCATCAAAGATGACTATGGGCCTGAGAGCCGTGGCTTCGTGGAGAACTCCTACCTGGCCGGCCTCACGCCCACCGAGTTCTTCTTCCATGCCATGGGGGGTCGTGAGGGGCTCATCGACACAGCTGTCAAGACTGCTGAGACTGGTGAGGACTTTGGATCCAGGGCCCTTCCACGGGCTGGTCCCAGAGAGGACCGCAGGCAGAGAAGCCCCTGGGGAGTTTGAGCGGGGTTCTCAGGCTAAAGTCTTCTATCCCCAGAGAAGTAATTTTGACCTTTGTGGAAAGAATAGAGACTAAAGATCAAGAGTTAGGCAAATACTCTTGTTCTGGTTGCCATGCAGCATTCCATGATGCAGGGCTAGAGCCTCAGGGTCTCTGCTCCTGACCTGTCACATGGACGGTGTTTCCTAGGGGTCTCTACTGGACCCTGGGTCCGTCTGGTGGTGGGCATGGCTTTCATTGAGAGGCCTTGGGGATGAGAGGCTACTAGCTGGCTCTCCTGAGGACCAGAGTGGCCAGCAGGTCTTGTCCTGAGACAGGGAGGCTCCTCTTCTTGCTCTGGGTCCCTCAGTTGATTCCCTGCCCCTCAGGATACATCCAGCGGCGGCTGATCAAATCCATGGAGTCGGTGATGGTGAAGTATGACGCCACCGTGCGAAACTCCATCAATCAGGTGGTACAGCTGCGCTATGGTGAAGACGGCCTGGCGGGCGAGAGCGTTGAGTTCCAGAACCTGGCTACCCTCAAGCCTTCCAACAAGGCTTTTGAGAAGAAGTGAGAAGGCGGCAGGCGGGTGGTTCTTGCCCCTGGGCTCGGGGCCAAAGTGGTAGGGGTTCTCCTCCCCCCGCACGGTGAGATCACCTGGACCGTGTCCTGCAGTGGACCTTATACcgccccttccccacccatcTGGCAGCAGCTGCAAGATGGGAGAGGACGGATGGAGACCAGATTTGAGACCCGCCCCCACTTTGTACAGAGGGGTGAGCGTAAGCTCAGGTGCCATTGCACATCCTTGGGTCTGGATCTTTTGTTTCCCCACCCAGGATTATTCACAGCCCTGTTCCTGTGGGCTGCAGACCTCAGGAGCCTCACACTGTTCCTTGATCAGGGCCCTCCTGCCCCTTGACTCCACCCCTGTCACCTGCAGGTTCCGCTTTGATTATACCAATGAGAGGGCCCTGCGGCGCACCCTGCAGGAGGATGTGGTGAAGGACGTGCTGAGCAATGCACACATTCAGAACGAGCTGGAGCGAGAATTTGAGCGGATGCGTGAGGACAGGGAGGTGCTCAGGGTCATCTTCCCAACTGGTGACAGCAAGGTGTGTGTGGGTGGGAAGGGCTGGGCTGGAGAAGTGCTGGCCCTGCATGGCTGGCCCTGACTTGGGGTCCTGCCTCCGTCCCTCCTGCCTCAGGTTGTCCTCCCCTGTAACCTGCTGCGCATGATCTGGAACGCTCAGAAGATCTTCCACATCAACCCTCGCCTTCCCTCTGACCTGCACCCCATCAAGGTGGTAGAGGGTGAGTACCTGCTTCAGGACCACCAGGCCAGGCAGGCTCTGCTAGCAGCGTCCTGGTCTACAACCTCTTCATCCCTCGTTTGGCCCTTAGGTGTCAAGGAGCTGAGCAAGAAGCTGGTGATTGTGAATGGGGACGACCCGCTGAGCCGGCAGGCCCAGGAGAACGCCACCTTGCTCTTCAACATCCACCTGCGGTCCACGCTGTGCTCCCGCCGCATGGCCGAGGAGTTTCGGCTCAGCGGAGAGGCCTTCGACTGGCTGCTCGGAGAGATCGAGTCCAAGTTCAACCAAGCCATTGTGAGTGTTGTACTCCTCACCCCAGCCTTGGTCCTCTGCTCTGATCTATTGATTTCTCTGGGCTCTGAGAACAGCCCACCTCTGCCCATAACTGCATAATAATAGATCTCATTCATTGAGACACTGCTGTGAACCAAGTCCTGTGTTGGAGGCTTTATACCTTTATTCCTTAGCAGTCCTAAGAAGACCCTAGTAGGGGGGAGGGGCTGTTAGTCCCATGTTGCAGAGACAAAAAGTGAACCTTGAAGaggcaaacacatgaaaagatgctcagtatcagtAGCCGTCAGGGGAATGTAgttcaaaaccacgatgagataccacttcatgctCCCTAGGGTGACtagaaaaaaacaagtgttggcgaggacaTAGAGAAATTGgagctctcatacactgctgctgggaatgttgCAACTGCTTTGGAGAACAGTCTGGCCGTTTCTCAAAagtttaaacatagagttaccatatgacccagcaatttcactcctaggaatATGCCCAAGAGAATTGGAAGcacacgtccacacaaaaacccatACACAGATGTTCGGAGCagtatttttcataatagccaagcAGTGGAAACAACCGAAATGTTCATCCGTTGATGAAGGATGAACAAGATAAGGGAATATTATGCTGTGGTAAAAAGTAATGAGCTGTCAAAACATAAAAAGACAGTGATCAACTTTAAATAGTATTACTCAgtaaagaagccagtctgaaaaggctacatactgtatgattccaattaaaagattaaattttggggacttccatggcggtccagtggttaagacttcgcacttcactgcagggggtgtgggttcgatccctggtcaggagctaagatcctacatgccttcTGGCcagaaaccaaaatataaaacaaaagcaatattgtaacaaattcaaaaaagactttaaaaatggtccacgtcaaaaaaaaaatctttaaaaaaaaaaagattaaattttatggtatgtgattatatctcaattaaaataatgcattgcgggggacttcgctggtggctcagttgttaagaatccggctgccaacGCAGGGGTCACGGGTGTGAGctctggtgcaggaagatcccacatggcacagagcaactaagcccgtgcgccacaactactgaagcccgcgcacctagagcccgtgctccgcaacaagagaagccaccgcagtgagaagcccgcgcaccgcaacgaagagttgcccccgctcactgtaactagaggaagcccacgtgcagcaacaaagacccaacacagccaaaaataaataatttttaaaaatttatttaaaaaaaatgcattgggGAGCTTCCCACTTAGAAGACTATCAGCAAATGAATATTCGCCCTGTGACTCTAGCACACAGCACTTTTAGAAATGTGGGGTTTAGATGACATAGTCCCTATTCCTGGGTGTGCAGCACATCTGGGGCTGAATGGCGGGTGTAGATTGAAATGCCGTCTGAGGAAGGGGATGATCAAATAAGACTGATTTGTTTAAATCTCTGCCTTTTCTAAACACCTCTGCCCAGCCCTGACATGTCTCACTCTCACTCACCAGTGGGGAGGGATTTGCTCTTCTGAGGCCAGCTCTTCTTACTCCCCAGGCCCATCCTGGGGAAATGGTGGGAGCTCTGGCTGCACAGTCCCTTGGAGAACCTGCCACCCAGATGACTCTGAACACCTTCCACTATGCTGGTGTGTCCGCCAAGAATGTGACACTGGGTGTGCCCCGACTTAAGGAGCTCATCAACATTTCCAAGAAGCCAAAGACCCCCTCACTTACTGTCTTCCTGCTGGGCCAGTCTGCTCGAGATGCTGAGAGAGCCAAGGTGCGGCTTAGGGTAACGGG from the Delphinus delphis chromosome 19, mDelDel1.2, whole genome shotgun sequence genome contains:
- the POLR2A gene encoding DNA-directed RNA polymerase II subunit RPB1 isoform X1; its protein translation is MHGGGPPSGDSACPLRTIKRVQFGVLSPDELKRMSVTEGGIKYPETTEGGRPKLGGLMDPRQGVIERTGRCQTCAGNMTECPGHFGHIELAKPVFHVGFLVKTMKVLRCVCFFCSKLLVDSNNPKIKDILAKSKGQPKKRLTHVYDLCKGKNICEGGEEMDNKFGVEQPEGDEDLTKEKGHGGCGRYQPRIRRSGLELYAEWKHVNEDSQEKKILLSPERVHEIFKRISDEECFVLGMEPRYARPEWMIVTVLPVPPLSVRPAVVMQGSARNQDDLTHKLADIVKINNQLRRNEQNGAAAHVIAEDVKLLQFHVATMVDNELPGLPRAMQKSGRPLKSLKQRLKGKEGRVRGNLMGKRVDFSARTVITPDPNLSIDQVGVPRSIAANMTFAEIVTPFNIDRLQELVRRGNSQYPGAKYIIRDNGDRIDLRFHPKPSDLHLQTGYKVERHMCDGDIVIFNRQPTLHKMSMMGHRVRILPWSTFRLNLSVTTPYNADFDGDEMNLHLPQSLETRAEIQELAMVPRMIVTPQSNRPVMGIVQDTLTAVRKFTKRDVFLERGEVMNLLMFLSTWDGKVPQPAILKPRPLWTGKQIFSLIIPGHINCIRTHSTHPDDEDSGPYKHISPGDTKVVVENGELIMGILCKKSLGTSAGSLVHISYLEMGHDITRLFYSNIQTVINNWLLIEGHTIGIGDSIADSKTYQDIQNTIKKAKQDVIEVIEKAHNNELEPTPGNTLRQTFENQVNRILNDARDKTGSSAQKSLSEYNNFKSMVVSGAKGSKINISQVIAVVGQQNVEGKRIPFGFKHRTLPHFIKDDYGPESRGFVENSYLAGLTPTEFFFHAMGGREGLIDTAVKTAETGYIQRRLIKSMESVMVKYDATVRNSINQVVQLRYGEDGLAGESVEFQNLATLKPSNKAFEKKFRFDYTNERALRRTLQEDVVKDVLSNAHIQNELEREFERMREDREVLRVIFPTGDSKVVLPCNLLRMIWNAQKIFHINPRLPSDLHPIKVVEGEYLLQDHQARQALLAASWSTTSSSLVWPLGVKELSKKLVIVNGDDPLSRQAQENATLLFNIHLRSTLCSRRMAEEFRLSGEAFDWLLGEIESKFNQAIAHPGEMVGALAAQSLGEPATQMTLNTFHYAGVSAKNVTLGVPRLKELINISKKPKTPSLTVFLLGQSARDAERAKDILCRLEHTTLRKVTANTAIYYDPNPQSTVVAEDQEWVNVYYEMPDFDVARISPWLLRVELDRKHMTDRKLTMEQIAEKINAGFGDDLNCIFNDDNAEKLVLRIRIMNSDENKMQEEEEVVDKMDDDVFLRCIESNMLTDMTLQGIEQISKVYMHLPQTDNKKKIIITEDGEFKALQEWILETDGVSLMRVLSEKDVDPVRTTSNDIVEIFTVLGIEAVRKALERELYHVISFDGSYVNYRHLALLCDTMTCRGHLMAITRHGVNRQDTGPLMKCSFEETVDVLMEAAAHGESDPMKGVSENIMLGQLAPAGTGCFDLLLDAEKCKYGMEIPTNIPGLGAAGPTGMFFGSAPSPMGGISPAMTPWNQGATPAYGAWSPSVGSGMTPGAAGFSPSAASDASGFSPGYSPAWSPTPGSPGSPGPSSPYIPSPGGAMSPSYSPTSPAYEPRSPGGYTPQSPSYSPTSPSYSPTSPSYSPTSPNYSPTSPSYSPTSPSYSPTSPSYSPTSPSYSPTSPSYSPTSPSYSPTSPSYSPTSPSYSPTSPSYSPTSPSYSPTSPSYSPTSPSYSPTSPSYSPTSPSYSPTSPSYSPTSPNYSPTSPNYTPTSPSYSPTSPSYSPTSPNYTPTSPNYSPTSPSYSPTSPSYSPTSPSYSPSSPRYTPQSPTYTPSSPSYSPSSPSYSPTSPKYTPTSPSYSPSSPEYTPTSPKYSPTSPKYSPTSPKYSPTSPTYSPTTPKYSPTSPTYSPTSPVYTPTSPKYSPTSPTYSPTSPKYSPTSPTYSPTSPKGSTYSPTSPGYSPTSPTYSLTSPAISPDDSDEEN